From a single Bacillus gobiensis genomic region:
- a CDS encoding sensor histidine kinase: MITILSCVIIALLFWNIYQYQSKKARDRDITYIKDKLEQMKTSQSSQKILVVTADRQLIDMLDLLNQLAGHHQEKERQYKKMEASMKRMLANVSHDLKTPLTVIAGYVEILQNQPQIIEQERARLLEQVHTKTIELITLMNTFFDLAKLESGDKDIPLEKVNLTEICKNNILLFYEWIQTKGLEAVIEIPEKPIFALGNEEALNRVLSNLISNGLRYGADGKMIGLKVFCDETLVYVEIFDKGKGINETEQERVFERMFTLEESRNKAFQGSGLGLTITKKLIEEMQGEISVQSKSFEKTSFTFSLKRLNK, translated from the coding sequence ATGATCACTATATTAAGCTGTGTCATTATAGCTCTTCTTTTCTGGAATATCTATCAATATCAATCAAAGAAGGCAAGAGATAGGGATATTACTTATATAAAAGATAAACTTGAACAGATGAAAACCTCACAATCAAGTCAGAAAATTCTCGTCGTAACTGCTGATAGGCAACTTATCGACATGCTTGATCTGTTAAATCAACTCGCAGGTCATCATCAAGAAAAAGAACGTCAGTATAAAAAAATGGAAGCCTCGATGAAACGGATGTTGGCAAACGTTTCTCATGATCTGAAAACACCGCTTACCGTGATCGCAGGCTATGTTGAAATTCTTCAGAACCAACCTCAAATTATTGAACAAGAAAGAGCGCGTTTGCTGGAACAAGTACATACTAAAACAATAGAACTCATTACGTTAATGAATACATTTTTCGACTTGGCCAAGCTAGAGTCTGGAGATAAAGATATTCCGCTAGAAAAAGTTAATTTAACTGAGATCTGTAAAAATAACATTTTATTGTTCTATGAATGGATCCAAACAAAAGGTCTGGAAGCTGTTATCGAGATTCCAGAGAAACCTATTTTTGCACTTGGCAATGAGGAGGCATTAAACCGAGTATTAAGTAACCTGATTTCAAATGGTCTTCGCTATGGTGCAGATGGTAAGATGATCGGTTTAAAAGTATTTTGTGATGAAACTCTTGTCTATGTTGAAATCTTTGACAAGGGAAAAGGGATTAATGAAACCGAGCAGGAACGTGTATTTGAACGGATGTTCACGCTTGAAGAGTCAAGAAACAAAGCATTCCAAGGCAGCGGTTTAGGTTTAACTATTACAAAAAAGCTGATTGAAGAGATGCAAGGAGAAATTTCAGTACAATCGAAGTCATTTGAAAAAACGTCATTTACATTTTCATTAAAGCGTCTTAATAAGTAG
- a CDS encoding response regulator transcription factor, which yields MQKTILLVEDDPSISNMVKKYLSNEGFNVVCVFDGEEAARVFMREQYDLVLLDLMLPKLYGLDLLQMVRAKSYIPVIIMSAKESEVDKALGLGFGADDYITKPFSMIELAARVKAAIRRSTQYIESDTLVRKSVIKVHEIELDTENHRVIKNGVEINLTSKEWKILCLFFENQKKVFTKEQIYRSVWSDDYYSDENIINVHISRLREKIEDTTSKPAYIKTLWGIGYKLGEF from the coding sequence GTGCAGAAAACGATTTTGCTTGTTGAAGACGATCCGTCGATTAGTAATATGGTAAAAAAGTATTTAAGTAATGAGGGTTTTAACGTTGTATGTGTTTTTGATGGCGAGGAAGCAGCAAGAGTCTTTATGCGCGAACAATATGATTTAGTATTGCTCGATTTAATGTTGCCAAAGTTATATGGCTTAGATCTGCTTCAAATGGTGAGAGCAAAAAGCTACATCCCGGTCATTATTATGTCAGCTAAAGAAAGTGAAGTGGATAAAGCGCTCGGTCTTGGGTTTGGTGCAGATGACTACATCACAAAACCATTTTCGATGATTGAACTGGCAGCAAGAGTGAAAGCGGCCATAAGAAGATCTACACAGTACATAGAAAGTGATACGCTGGTAAGAAAATCAGTCATTAAAGTACATGAGATAGAACTGGATACAGAGAATCATCGTGTGATAAAGAACGGCGTTGAGATCAACTTAACATCAAAGGAATGGAAGATTCTCTGTCTGTTTTTTGAAAATCAGAAAAAGGTTTTTACAAAAGAACAGATTTATCGTTCCGTCTGGAGCGATGATTACTATAGTGATGAAAATATTATTAACGTGCACATAAGCCGTCTGAGAGAAAAAATTGAAGATACCACATCCAAACCTGCTTATATTAAGACACTATGGGGGATTGGGTACAAGCTGGGAGAATTTTAA